A window of the Deinococcus gobiensis I-0 genome harbors these coding sequences:
- a CDS encoding ABC transporter substrate-binding protein — translation MKRLFAPLLPLAALTLVAGPAQAQQARELRLGVFPNVTHAAGLVAINKGLVQKELGSGVKLVVKEFANGSQVNEAFAAGAIDAAYVGPGPAMNAFLRGVPIQVYAGAANAGAVLVARKDSGVRNVKGLAGKKVAVPTRGSTQDISLRHLLHENGLKAIDEGGNVTVVPIDPANMPAAFASKQVDAALVQEPWGAVMETQGARLIANEKAIWEGGNYTTTVLTVNTKYAAQNPETVKDLLRGHLAAITYIGKSNAGAQKAIADQIELFTRKRPNSGELFKALARTRVTWDINLKTLGEYAQLNKEAGFARDVPELNRFVDLSIIRGLAK, via the coding sequence ATGAAGCGCCTCTTCGCCCCTCTCCTCCCGCTCGCCGCCCTGACCCTCGTCGCCGGCCCGGCCCAGGCCCAGCAGGCCCGTGAACTGCGGCTGGGCGTCTTTCCGAACGTCACGCATGCGGCCGGACTGGTCGCCATCAACAAGGGCCTCGTCCAGAAGGAACTGGGAAGCGGGGTCAAGCTGGTCGTCAAGGAGTTCGCCAACGGCTCGCAGGTGAATGAGGCCTTCGCGGCCGGGGCCATCGACGCGGCCTACGTCGGGCCGGGGCCGGCCATGAACGCCTTCCTGCGCGGCGTGCCCATTCAGGTCTATGCGGGCGCGGCCAATGCGGGCGCGGTGCTGGTGGCCCGCAAGGACAGCGGCGTGCGCAACGTGAAGGGGCTGGCGGGCAAGAAGGTCGCCGTGCCCACGCGCGGCAGCACCCAGGACATCAGCCTGCGCCACCTGCTGCACGAAAACGGCCTGAAGGCCATCGACGAGGGCGGCAACGTGACGGTGGTGCCCATCGACCCGGCCAACATGCCCGCCGCCTTCGCCAGCAAGCAGGTGGACGCCGCGCTCGTGCAGGAGCCCTGGGGCGCCGTGATGGAAACGCAGGGGGCGCGCCTGATCGCCAACGAAAAGGCCATCTGGGAGGGCGGCAACTACACCACGACCGTCCTCACCGTGAACACGAAGTACGCCGCCCAGAACCCCGAGACCGTGAAGGACCTGCTGCGCGGCCACCTCGCGGCCATCACCTACATCGGCAAGAGCAATGCAGGCGCGCAGAAGGCCATCGCCGACCAGATCGAGCTGTTCACCCGCAAGCGCCCCAACAGCGGCGAACTGTTCAAGGCCCTCGCCCGGACGCGCGTTACCTGGGACATCAACCTCAAGACCCTGGGCGAATACGCGCAACTCAACAAGGAAGCCGGGTTTGCGCGCGACGTGCCGGAACTGAACAGGTTCGTGGACCTGAGCATCATCCGGGGTCTGGCGAAATAA
- a CDS encoding YifB family Mg chelatase-like AAA ATPase — MLARARSVALIGVDAVPVEVEVDVSPGLPAFAIVGLPDQAVSEARERVRAAVRNAGLPFPAARITVNLAPADLRKEGPLYDLPIALGVLAAQGLLPAEALGGVLTAGELALDGSLRPVAGAVNLSLLAAELGLPALLPQGNAQEAALIDGVKVYGAPTLRTAAEHLSGQAALAPHVPDMPQDDAAQFPDLADLKGQAGARRALEVALAGGHNLLLIGSPGSGKTMLARRAPGLLPPLTRAEALEVTRIHSAAGLLTRRGQLSHHAPFRAPHHTVSDAGLIGGGSVPRPGEVSLAHRGLLFMDEFPEFSRKALETLRQPMDIGRPV, encoded by the coding sequence ATGCTCGCCCGCGCCCGCAGCGTGGCCCTGATCGGGGTGGACGCCGTACCGGTCGAGGTGGAGGTGGACGTGTCGCCGGGTCTGCCCGCCTTCGCCATCGTGGGTCTGCCCGACCAGGCCGTGAGCGAGGCGCGCGAGCGGGTACGGGCGGCCGTACGCAACGCCGGGCTGCCTTTTCCGGCCGCGCGCATCACGGTGAACCTCGCGCCCGCCGACCTGCGCAAGGAGGGGCCGCTGTACGACCTCCCCATCGCGCTGGGGGTGCTGGCCGCACAGGGACTGTTGCCCGCCGAAGCACTCGGCGGCGTGCTGACGGCGGGCGAACTGGCCCTGGACGGCTCGCTGCGGCCGGTCGCGGGAGCGGTGAACCTGTCGCTGCTGGCGGCCGAACTCGGGCTTCCTGCCCTGCTGCCCCAGGGCAACGCGCAGGAAGCGGCGCTGATCGACGGCGTGAAGGTCTACGGCGCCCCGACGCTACGGACCGCCGCCGAGCACCTGAGCGGGCAGGCCGCGCTCGCGCCCCATGTCCCCGACATGCCGCAGGACGACGCGGCCCAGTTTCCCGATCTCGCGGACCTCAAGGGACAGGCCGGAGCACGGCGGGCACTGGAGGTGGCGCTGGCGGGCGGGCACAACCTCCTGCTGATCGGATCACCGGGCAGCGGCAAGACGATGCTCGCCCGCCGCGCCCCGGGGCTGCTGCCGCCCCTGACCCGGGCCGAGGCGCTGGAGGTCACGCGCATCCACTCGGCGGCGGGGCTGCTCACGCGGCGCGGACAGCTCAGCCACCACGCGCCCTTCCGCGCGCCGCACCATACGGTGTCGGACGCGGGACTGATCGGCGGGGGCAGTGTGCCCCGGCCCGGCGAGGTCAGTCTCGCGCACCGGGGCCTGCTGTTCATGGACGAGTTCCCCGAGTTCAGCCGCAAGGCGCTGGAAACCTTGAGGCAACCGATGGATATCGGCCGTCCGGTTTAA
- a CDS encoding recombinase family protein, which produces MTPRPTALYLRVSTPGQVGEDKFGLEVQTRAAEHYAAAHSLPITQVYQDVITGTRATRKALDQLLDEASRYEVVLVSSVDRLARRTAIAYAVLEELLETGVEVHSADMGIIDPKDEMSSMNFGVRSVFAQAEHMRIAKRLRGGMLAKVRSGKPVVPLNGYGWKDGQIFEEEAQWVRQMYGWAREGWTAHAILTEMNRLGVPRRTASPWSDSTVKYILRNPVYKGLYSYGGARPSRGDGRDLVTCEVEAIVPPAEWEATQRSISSRKKGGRPFKSKSADEFPLKSRLRCGLCGSTMTAVKNVPQAKGLVPRQAHLAYYCYRVYKRAGMSLELCTHRRHYGAKKIHPFVLEQLHALLLDDQALLAALPSEPPKALDVRPAVAAIEKRLKNLKMLALDGVIPPDEYKETRAELEGQRQALEAPQTIAFVPPNLVAARQKLGEVLASGNLTEIARRLDLRVVVHPDGRLDLLLSAL; this is translated from the coding sequence ATGACCCCCCGCCCCACTGCCCTCTACCTGCGTGTCTCGACCCCTGGCCAGGTGGGCGAGGACAAGTTTGGCCTCGAAGTCCAGACGCGCGCGGCCGAGCACTACGCTGCAGCCCACAGCCTGCCCATTACGCAGGTCTACCAGGACGTCATCACCGGTACGCGCGCCACGCGCAAGGCCCTGGACCAGTTGCTCGACGAGGCCAGCCGGTACGAGGTCGTGCTGGTGAGCAGCGTCGACCGTCTGGCCCGGCGCACGGCCATCGCCTACGCGGTCCTCGAGGAACTGCTGGAGACCGGCGTGGAAGTCCACTCGGCCGACATGGGGATCATCGACCCGAAAGACGAGATGTCCAGCATGAACTTCGGGGTGCGGTCGGTCTTTGCGCAGGCCGAGCACATGCGGATTGCCAAGCGCCTGCGCGGTGGCATGTTGGCCAAGGTGCGCTCGGGTAAGCCCGTGGTGCCTCTGAACGGCTATGGGTGGAAGGACGGCCAGATCTTCGAGGAAGAGGCCCAGTGGGTCCGGCAGATGTACGGATGGGCCCGGGAGGGCTGGACGGCCCACGCCATTCTCACCGAGATGAACCGCTTGGGCGTGCCCCGCCGCACGGCGTCTCCCTGGTCCGACAGCACCGTGAAGTACATCCTGCGCAACCCGGTCTACAAGGGGCTTTACAGCTATGGCGGCGCGCGGCCCAGCAGGGGAGACGGGCGGGACCTCGTGACCTGTGAGGTCGAAGCGATCGTGCCGCCGGCGGAGTGGGAAGCGACCCAACGATCGATCAGCAGCCGGAAGAAAGGTGGGCGGCCGTTCAAGAGCAAGTCGGCGGACGAGTTTCCGCTGAAGAGTCGGCTACGGTGCGGCTTGTGTGGATCGACCATGACGGCCGTCAAGAACGTCCCGCAGGCGAAGGGGCTGGTGCCCCGGCAGGCACATCTCGCGTACTACTGCTACCGCGTCTACAAGCGGGCCGGCATGAGTCTGGAACTGTGCACGCACCGGCGGCACTACGGCGCCAAGAAGATCCATCCGTTCGTGCTCGAGCAGTTGCATGCCCTGCTGCTGGATGACCAGGCGCTGCTGGCCGCGCTGCCCAGCGAGCCGCCCAAGGCCCTGGATGTCCGGCCGGCGGTGGCCGCCATCGAGAAGCGGCTGAAGAACCTCAAGATGCTGGCCCTGGATGGCGTGATTCCGCCGGACGAGTACAAGGAGACCCGGGCAGAACTCGAGGGGCAGCGGCAGGCGCTGGAGGCGCCGCAGACCATCGCCTTTGTGCCGCCCAATCTGGTGGCCGCGCGGCAGAAGCTGGGCGAGGTGCTGGCTTCGGGGAACCTGACCGAGATTGCCCGGCGGCTGGACCTGCGCGTTGTGGTGCACCCGGATGGACGGCTGGACCTGCTGCTCAGTGCGCTTTAA
- a CDS encoding ImmA/IrrE family metallo-endopeptidase: protein MLDPLIADLLACIEDTHAATEYERDPIRFCELQNIEYRLGPSNLARVGRYGGPDIICVQSAQFGSRDLFTISHEIAHIIAKREGYIKLIRRHHLVRDMKRHIELLMNEAGARLLMPAPDLYSAAMTFGDKPGAIQHIAELSGASQMAAMRRWVRQDFSEARGAFEFDRGYVADAVTYRARLPFRKWGRVPEVALEHPELMLLSMGGGRVLGTVTE from the coding sequence ATGCTCGATCCGCTCATCGCTGACCTGCTGGCCTGTATCGAGGACACCCACGCGGCAACAGAGTATGAGCGTGACCCGATTCGGTTCTGTGAGCTGCAAAACATCGAGTATCGCCTCGGCCCGAGCAATCTCGCCCGCGTGGGGAGGTATGGCGGGCCGGACATCATTTGCGTCCAGAGTGCGCAGTTCGGGAGTCGGGACCTGTTCACGATCTCCCACGAGATCGCGCACATCATTGCCAAGCGCGAGGGGTACATCAAGCTGATCCGGCGCCATCACCTGGTGCGGGACATGAAGCGGCACATTGAGCTGCTGATGAACGAGGCCGGTGCGCGACTGCTGATGCCGGCGCCGGATCTGTACTCGGCGGCCATGACCTTCGGGGACAAGCCCGGGGCTATCCAGCACATCGCCGAGCTGAGTGGGGCCAGCCAGATGGCGGCCATGCGCCGCTGGGTGCGCCAGGACTTCAGTGAGGCGCGTGGGGCTTTCGAATTTGACCGCGGATATGTGGCAGATGCGGTGACTTACCGTGCCCGGTTGCCGTTCCGGAAGTGGGGGCGAGTGCCGGAGGTGGCACTTGAGCATCCGGAGTTGATGTTGCTCAGCATGGGCGGCGGGCGGGTGCTAGGAACAGTAACAGAATGA